The window GGCACGATCGCGACTCGCTGCAGGTGGAGCGTTCGCAAACGGAAGAGCGCCCCGAGAGCGTCGTCGATGACGATCTCGCGGCGGTGCGTCATTCCTCGGATCGCAGAGAACACTTCAGCGTCGAAATGCACAGGGACGCGCGGCAGCTCGTTCCTCAGGACTGCGGCGACTGACGTGGTTGCGCGCGATCGGGCAACCAGTAGCTCGACCGCAGCGGACGCGTCCAGGACGATCAGGGCCGCCTACGCGCGGTCGATCGCATCGCGGATCCTGCGTACGGCAGCCGCGCCCATGCCCGGCTTGTACCCGGGTATGGGAGGCAACGAGGTCATTTCGTCGAGCCAGTCGTTGATCGTGTTTGGCTCATCGAGGTTGTCCTCGAGGATCTGGATCACGTAC is drawn from Candidatus Limnocylindria bacterium and contains these coding sequences:
- a CDS encoding type II toxin-antitoxin system VapC family toxin — protein: MIVLDASAAVELLVARSRATTSVAAVLRNELPRVPVHFDAEVFSAIRGMTHRREIVIDDALGALFRLRTLHLQRVAIVPLVGEAFALRDRFAAYDAFYAIIARLSGATLVTCDRGLARAANGYCEVAYVVPR